One Microplitis demolitor isolate Queensland-Clemson2020A chromosome 2, iyMicDemo2.1a, whole genome shotgun sequence DNA segment encodes these proteins:
- the LOC103579105 gene encoding uncharacterized LOC103579105, which produces MAENEHFRNGIDYVELVNQEGHTFHYICRAGNMNELVDMAPVILRNLDLLFQYDHEGRQCTHIAAEYDVSNAVMKIELLVMLGADINSRELKFGNTLLHIAAGTENYQLAEWLCKKPGVELGAINFLYKTAYHIAYERQNARMMEILRVNGAVCDDPIDIDESDETSSESNEGISI; this is translated from the coding sequence ATGGCGGAGAATGAACATTTTCGGAATGGTATAGACTACGTAGAATTAGTCAACCAAGAAGGACATACTTTCCACTATATCTGCCGCGCGGGGAATATGAACGAGCTGGTGGATATGGCGCCTGTCATTCTTCGAAACCTAGATCTATTGTTCCAGTACGATCACGAGGGAAGACAGTGTACTCATATTGCTGCGGAGTACGACGTTTCTAATGCCGTGATGAAAATTGAACTACTGGTGATGTTGGGTGCAGATATAAATTCACGGGAACTGAAGTTTGGTAATACGTTGCTTCACATTGCTGCAGGTACTGAAAATTACCAATTGGCCGAATGGCTGTGTAAGAAACCCGGTGTTGAACTTGGAGCGATAAACTTCCTTTACAAAACGGCCTATCATATTGCATATGAACGTCAGAATGCAAGAATGATGGAGATTTTGAGGGTCAACGGCGCAGTTTGTGACGATCCTATCGATATTGACGAATCTGACGAAACTTCAAGTGAAAGTAATGAAGGcatatcaatttaa
- the LOC103579106 gene encoding NF-kappa-B inhibitor cactus, which produces MLAKSGFKIVLNGCLNDRGDNLAHYFSRQGDVIDLIALKEVINDDNRHLLLDYNFSQRQCVHIVVCEDKVNAIKKLKVLLEMGADINGQERKGGNTPLHLAVHSNNYKLVKWLCKQPSINKTALNYAQKTPHDIAIERIEKKINNALMEQKKWYKIMHPSGADLSEEE; this is translated from the coding sequence ATGTTAGCAAAGTCTGGATTCAAAATTGTATTGAACGGCTGTTTAAACGATAGAGGAGATAATTTAGCGCACTACTTTAGTCGTCAAGGAGACGTCATTGACTTAATAGCCTTGAAAGAGGTTATTAATGACGACAATCGACATCTATTATTAGATTACAATTTCAGTCAGAGACAGTGTGTTCATATTGTCGTCTGTGAAGACAAAGTAAATGCCATCAAGAAATTAAAAGTACTCTTAGAAATGGGTGCCGACATCAATGGCCAGGAAAGGAAAGGTGGCAACACACCTTTGCACCTTGCTGTGCATTCCAACAACTATAAATTAGTTAAATGGTTGTGCAAGCAGCCCTCAATCAACAAAACAGCTCTCAATTATGCTCAGAAGACACCCCATGATATTGCCATTGAAcgtattgaaaagaaaattaataacgcACTGATGGAGCAGAAGAAGTGgtacaaaattatgcatccATCAGGTGCTGATTTATCAGAAGAAGAGTAA
- the LOC103579104 gene encoding uncharacterized LOC103579104, which yields MVDEQSENVVYVELAPNILVPQEWPICRIETFLLKVIEKLINHCQHTNPILQVTNIPARLVRREAINGMCYIFKKVSNEQTIGVYIYEIVIPENGSNNTAKIISGSSYHEVLELGYRGPCIQSKKMACYLRPPLLKMTLQEHKYRFYDDKLSQ from the exons atgGTGGATGAACAAAGTGAAAATGTTGTGTACGTCGAATTGGCACCTAATATTCTAGTTCCTCAAGAATGGCCTATATGCAGGATAGAAACATTTCTTTTGaaagtaattgaaaaattaataaatcattgcCAGCATACGAACCCCATTCTTCAAGTGACAAATATACCAGCCCGGTTGGTCAGACGTGAAGCCATAAATGGGatgtgttatatttttaaaaaagtgtccAATGA ACAAACAATTGGTGTTTATATTTACGAAATAGTGATCCCTGAGAATGGAAGTAACAACACGGCAAAAATAATCAGCGGAAGTAGTTATCACGAAGTACTGGAGCTAGGCTACAGAGGGCCGTGTATCCAATCTAAGAAAATGGCCTGCTACCTACGGCCTCCATTACTTAA gatgACCTTACAAGAACACAAATACAGATTTTATGACGATAAACTAAGCCAATGA
- the LOC128669013 gene encoding uncharacterized protein LOC128669013 — translation MYSDLKNDDDFSDNDKLPLTNDDFNSLSFVDKMNKSFNSLPSIPSSVRRLKRKLTKLLSVLALFSYRTLFFISCLVSRSTLLSMTSQLEPNHTVHCIKNSNRNEMKKYFLVQSKSERIMWISCLMIAFIVPEMINSFVCFYKSKEQPSRLQLLSVLVPETFHVIGITLMIFVILPEIDIMRFWLLCVWFVFDMGLLNLISRFSDRRNAKNNIVFIVGDVIILANLAIENIVFSLHDSTIYDNSFWIIILSSSFIFFGFWQDVSYSILSPTGYIRTFNTAREQLYPVRHYTDALASQWRITVFLVSSFTILYITGDNPVDIVLHFVDSFKQHNITLIENTQQKIVNYNGTIVDLGRVISIPDGSLSFVVLVLLTQILLSVLSNVEDDKGGLRILRGFDFRSRLGWNIPLSFSFVLIIWTFFVLDPYCNFNYDSIIPRFLSFDSRKQGLRKELSLHSQNISDVWKILGSIISILWIGVHTIIRYYRLMVENKKPFSNENHKRPLFNRWLSSIKSKNQSNFEKELITWKTNQEIQLNASFNSSFLKY, via the exons ATGTACTCGGATCTAAAAAATGATGACGATTTCTCGGACAATGACAAGCTTCCATTGACGAATGATGACTTTAatag tctaAGCTTCGtggataaaatgaataaatcattCAACAGCTTGCCTAGTATTCCGTCGTCAGTGAGAaggttaaaaagaaaattaaccAAGTTGTTATCAGTGTTGGCATTATTTTCGTAcagaacattatttttcataagctGTCTTGTATCTAGATCCACTTTGCTATCTATGACATCACAATTGGAGCCTAATCACACAGTGCACtgtattaaaaattccaaCAGAAATGAaatgaagaaatattttcttgttcAATCTAAAAGTGAACGAATTATGTGGATCTCGTGTTTGATGATTGCTTTCATTGTTCCCGAGATGATAAACTCATTTGTATGTTTCTACAAATCAAAAGAACAACCATCAAGACTTCAATTATTATCAGTGCTAGTTCCCGAAACTTTTCATGTGATTGGAATaacattgatgatttttgttATCCTACCGGAAATTGATATTATGCGATTTTGGTTGCTGTGTGTTTGGTTCGTATTTGACATGGGACTGCTCAATCTGATATCGAGATTTTCTGACAGAAGAAACGCTAAAAATAACATTGTGTTTATTGTTGGAgatgttattattttagcaAATTTAGCTATCGAGAATATTGTGTTTTCGTTACATGACAGCactatttatgataatagtTTTTGGATTATCATTCTGTCATCtagtttcatattttttggattttggCAGGATGTTTCTTATTCTATACTCAGTCCTACTg GTTATATTCGTACTTTCAATACAGCACGTGAACAACTTTATCCTGTACGACATTATACAGATGCATTAGCTTCACAGTGGAGGATTACCGTCTTTTTAGTCAGttcatttactattttatacaTAACTGGTGATAATCCTGTAGATATTGTACTACATTTTGTAGATTCATTCAAACAGCATAATATAACTCTTATTGAAAACACGCAacagaaaattgttaattacaaTGGAACTATAGTTGATTTGGGAAGAGTAATATCTATTCCAGATGGAAGTCTTTCTTTTGTTGTTTTAGTTTTGTTGACTCAAATATTGTTATCTGTTCTCAGTAATGTAGAAG ATGACAAAGGCGGACTACGTATTCTACGAGGATTCGATTTCCGATCAAGATTAGGCTGGAATATACCACTTTCATTCAGTTTTGTATTGATAATATGGACTTTTTTCGTATTGGATCCCTACtgtaatttcaattatgaCTCAATAATACCAAGATTCCTTTCTTTTGACTCACGGAAACAAGGATTGAGAAAAGAACTCAGTTTGCATTCGCAAAATATTTCTGACGTATGGAAAATTCTTGGCTCAATTATATCAATTTTGTGGATTGGAGTGCACACCATTATTCGATATTACCGATTGATGGTCGAGAATAAAAAACCTTTCAGTAATGAAAATCACAAGCGGCCGTTATTCAATAGATGGCTCAGTTCCATCAAGTCCAAGAACCAATCGAACTTTGAAAAGGAACTTATCACATGGAAAACTAATCAGGAAATCCAGCTAAACGCGTCTTTTAACTCGAGTTTTTTAAAGTACTGA